TTCTCTCCCCTTCCACTCCAGGAGGCAGATATCCCATCAAGGTCATTTCACGTTCGAGACAAGCATCCGGTAGGAATCCCCTGTCCAGTGGTCGGTGAACGGCGGAGCCTTTGCGATGCCTGCACCGATCCCGGTCAGGATGGTCATCTTGAAGACCCGACAGATCCCGGCTTCGTTCTGTTGTGCAGCGCAGTACACCGGCAATCCCCATTGGATCGGTGCGCCCAGGATGGTGGTCTTGGTCACGACCCATCCACCGGACACAGAAACCGCAAGCACACGTTCCTTCGGGTAGGCGCCGGCGTAGTACTGACGCACTGCCGCAACAAGGTCCGGTACGCTTCCCGGTCCAGCGAATCCCGCCGCATGCGCGGGGAAGCGCGCCGACTCGAGTGCCTTCTTCGCATCGGCGGCGGACCGCTTCCTGCTTGCCTGCACGTTCCCGAGCGCGGTGGAGATCTCCGCATCCTTCGGGTTGAATTGCAGCGCGCGTTTGAGCTCGGCCTCGATGCTCTGATACTGTGCATCGCGGTGCGTGTCCATGATGAACTCGGCATCGGCAAGTTTCAGCATGGCATCACGCATGATGTTCTTCGCTTCCTGCGCCGTGTTCTCCTGCACCCACGTCAGGCGGTCGACCAGGCCAAGATAGCATTGACTCGGAAGATCGTCGGGGCGCTGGTTGGCCTCATCATACATCCCTTTCTTCGGATCCTTTGGCGTCAAGGCGATGATCTTCCGGTCCATGGCATCATCGGGCTGGCCGTATTTCGCGGCGAACTCCTTGAGGAAGCCCAGGATGCGCGGCCTGTCATTCTTCATGACATCAGCGGCAAGAGCGATGACCTCAGCGGTCTGCTCCGGACCATAGGCGATGTTCACGGCATTCGGGAAGAACCGCTGCGTTTTGTCGCGGAGTGCCTTGTGCATCTCAACGATCGCGGTCCAATCTTTGAGCGCTTCCGGGGACCCCCCCGCACCAACGGGCGTTGCCGAGGACGACGGGGTGGCAGGTGCAGCGTCAGGCGCAAGGTAGCGGTACTTGCTTTCCAGAGTGCGCAATTCACTGTTGCCCGGCTCCGCTGCCTTTATCTGATCGATGAGAGAGCGTGCTTCGCTGAGCTTCGTGGCTTTGACCTGGGCATCATTGGTGTTCTCTGCAGCACGTAAGGCGGCCTTTGCGGACCGGATGGTCTCGCGGATATCCGCGGCCGGTGACGACATTGCACTGCAGAGCATCAGTACGGCAACAACGAGGAGTGAGGACGTCTGGATCTGGAAGTACATGGCACCTCCACATGATTGTCCATCGGATTGGGATTACGAAGAGGGAGAGCAGACCCCAACAGAATGTACGGAACGGCAACGCGGGACGCAACCATACGGTGGATCACACGGGATCCACGGGATCACGGCAGCACATCACACTTTGAATGTCTCTGGGGGGACCTGCTCGGGCATCGCCCGGGGGATCAGCAGAAGGAACGGACGGAGGGCTACGCCTTCAGCAGACCGAAGCGCTTGATATAAAAAAGCAGTTGTGCCCGGTCGACCGGCTTTTGCAGATAGGCATCACACTGGGGCAACGCTTCCAGAAGATTCTCCCGGTCGCCGAGTGCCGTGGTCATGATCACCTTCACCTGCTTCGCCGCCGGGATACTGAACTCCTTCTCGATCACACGGACCTGCTTGAGCGCAGCCTGGCCATCGAGCTTGGGCATCATGATGTCGAGGCAAACCAACTGGAACGGGTTCCCCTCCGCCAACGCCGTGCGGAACGCTTCCACTCCCGCTTCACCGTCAGGAGCGGTCGACACGGCACCGAATTGTGTGAGATACGTTGACAGGACCAGCATGCTCGCTTGGTCGTCTTCGACGATCAGGATGCGCATGTACGATGTCCCTTGCGTGGATACGGGGAGTGCGGGCGTCTGTTCACCCGCATCATGAGAATACCATTACTATAGAGAGAAAAAACGTGAAGCGCAAGACTCAGGCTCCCGGACCGTCGTCATACGGGGCCTCCGACAGCAGGATCGACGTATGCTTCTGCGTGAAGACCGAAAGCGCCCAGTCCCCGGGAAAGAGGATCACGGTCTGCCCGCGTGCATCGTCAGCAATGATCGCGCCGGTCGGCAGGATGCCGGGGGTCAGGGTCGATCGGTCGACCGAGGGGTGCACCCATCGGGCGAATTTCCAATCCGTCGCACCCAGATCCACCTCGGCCCCGTATTCAGATTCCAATCGGAATTTGAAGACCTCGAACTGCAGGGGACCCACGGCGGCAAGGATGGGGATCTGGGTCGCCGAACCCCTCGGCTGGAATCCCTGAACAACGCCCTCGCGCAGCAACTGATCCACACCCTCGCGGAACCGCTTGAATTTCGACGGGTTGGGATTGCTCAGAAGTGAGAAGCACTCCGGCGGGAACCGGGGGATTTCATTGTACACGATCGCCGGATCCTCCGTCAGCGTATCGCCTATACCAAGGATCGATTGGCCGACGAAGCCGACGATATCGCCCGCCACGGCCTCATCCACCGTTTCACGGTCGCGTCCGAACAACTTGGACGCATTGGAGAGACGGATCGTTTTGCCGCTCCGCGCATGCGTCACCGTCATATCCCGTTCGAACCTGCCGGAACAAATGCGGAGGAACGCGATGCGATCGCGGTGGCGCGGATCCATGTTCGCCTGGATCTTGAACACGAAACCCGAGAAGGTCTCGCTGTCGAGTTGCACTTCCACGCCATTGCTCGACCGCGGGCGCGGCGGATCCGCATACTTCAGGAACCCATCGAGCAGGAGCTGGACGCCAAAATTGTTCCGCGCGCTTCCGAAGAAGACGGGCGTCATGCGGCCTGCCCGCACCGCGTCAAGGTCGAACTGCGCTCCGGCATGGTCGAGCATCGCGATCTGTTCAAGAAGTATCGCATGCTCGTTCGGGTCCATCCGCTCGTTCACGATCGGGTCGGAAAGAGAACCGACCTGCTCGGGGACCCGGTAGGCACCGTTCGATCCGAATTCGAAGAGATGCGCCTCCTTCTTCATCCTGTCGTACACGCCGCGGAAATGAAAGCCCGTCCCCAGAGGCCACACCATCGGGAACGCCGCGATCCCCAGCACATGCTCGAGCTCGTCCAGAAGCTCCAGTGGGTCCATGGTCGGACGGTCGAGCTTGTTCATGAACGTGAAGATCGGAATGTGCCTGCGCCGGCATACTTCGAAGAGCTTCCGGGTCTGTGCTTCGATGCCCTTTGCCGAGTCGATGACCATCACCACGGCATCGACCGCCGTGAGCACACGATAGGTGTCCTCGGAAAAGTCCTGGTGCCCGGGGGTGTCCAGCAGATTGATGCGGTACCCGTCGTAATCGAACTGCAACACGGTGGAACTGATGGAGATGCCGCGCTTGCGCTCGAGCTCCATCCAGTCCGATGTGGATTGGCGCTGGTTCTTCCGCGCCGTGACGGAGCCGGCAAGCTGGATGGCGTTGCCATGGAGAAGGAACTTCTCGGTCAGTGTTGTCTTTCCCGCGTCCGGATGCGAAATGATCGCGAACGTCCGGCGGCGCAGGATATCGTCTTTCAGCCCCATGGTCCCTGATGGATATGCATAAAGTATTAATATACGAACAATGCGGGTTCGCTGCCACTCTCCAGACGGCCGGATGCCACTCTCCGGCCGCACAGAGTGCTACCCGGGAATCAACCACGGCACACCTCGTTCTATGAGATAGGTCATATACACCTCATCCGCGGAATGATGAGATTCTCTCACCAGCACGGAAGCCCGGTGCTTCCGGAAAGCAGGATCCCGACATGATCGCAGATGATATCGTCACCACATTTGGCGCACGCCTCCGGCACCTCGACAGGAACGAGGTCCTGTTCGCACAGGGTGATACAGCATCGCACTTCTACATCGTCCGCACGGGCAAGATAAAAATGATGACCCACACGGAAGAAGGCCGCGAGTTCGTCCAGGGGTATTTCACCGACGGCCAGAGCTTCGGGGAGCCCCCGTTCTTCCTGAACGAACCCTACCCCGCCTCCGCCGTCGCCATGATCGCCGGTGAGGTCTGGGCATGCCCGCGCGACGGATTCCTCACGCTACTGCGGGAGAACCCGGGGATACACCTCGCAGTGACACAGGGACTCAGCAGCCGGCTGTTGTACAAGTCGATGATGCTGACCGAGATCGCGGTGGAAGAGGCCGAGCACCGACTCACCACCCTGATCGAGTATCTTCGACGGGCAGAAAGCGGAACAGGGACCAAACGGTCATTCCGGGTCCCGCTGACCCGCCAACTGCTGGCCGATATGACCGGCCTCCGCGTGGAAACGGTCATCCGGTCCATCAAAGCAATGGAACAACGAAGACTCCTTTCGATCGATACCGACGGTAAGATCGTTTGGAGACACGCGCAGACACAACAGAAGGAAGCAGGGCCATGACATCACTCAACACCACAACGCTCAAAGAGATCGTGACGCAGGATTTCCGCGCCGCGGCGATCTTCGAGAAGTATGCGCTGGATTTTTGCTGCAACGGAGGCGTCACGATCGAACAGGCATGTGCCGCACGGCGCCTCGATGCGGCGCCCATCATCGCAGCTCTCGGAAACCTCGGCCGCTCCCCGCTCCCTCCCGACGACCGCTTCACCCGGCTGGCCCTCGAAGACCTCATCGAGCATATCGTCACCGTCCACCATTCCTATGTCCGGGACGCGATCCCCACACTCCTGACGCACACCGCTAAGGTTGCGCGCGTCCACGGCGAACGGCACCCTGAAGTCGTCACGATCGCGGAACGATTCGCTGCCGTTGCCGAGGAACTCCAGCATCACATGATGAAAGAGGAACGCATCCTCTTCCCCTACGTCACCGCCCTCGCGCGTGCACGCCGTGAAGGACGGCACATGGCTCCTCCGCCGTTCGGGAGCGCGGCGAACCCCATTCGCATGATGGAAGCAGAACATGTTGCTGCCGGAGATGCCCTCGCGACCATCCGGTCGTTGAGCGACACCTACACGACCCCTGCGGATGCATGCACGACGTACCAGGTGACGTATCAGGAGCTCCGGCAATTCGAAGAGGACCTCCATACGCATGTTCACCTCGAGAACAACATCCTGTTCCCCGGTGCCATCGCGCTGGAGAACGGGGCGGCAGCGGCGCACCGGTCACCTATCGCATAAGGGAACGATCATGAAGGCATATTGGACAGGTTTCGCCGCTGTACTTATCCTCTCCTTCGCCGTCCTGGGCTGGGTCGGCGTCTCGATCTACCAGAAGGCCCCGCCCATCCCCGACAGGGTGATCACGGCGGACGGAACCGTCGTGATCGACGAAGGAACGATCAGTGCTGGCCAGAATGTGTGGCAGGCACTCGGCGGTATGGAGGTCGGTTCCGTCTGGGGGCACGGGAGCTACGTTGCGCCGGATTGGAGCGCTGACTGGCTGCATAGGGAATGCATGTTCATACTCCAACGGTGGGCGGGAAGCGACTTTGGCCACAGCTACGAGTCACTGGCGCCTGAACAGCGGGCGCAGCTCGCCCGGCGGTTGCAGGAACTGATCCGGACCAATACGTATGATCCGGCGACCGGCACACTGACCATCGACCCGATCCGCGCCGAGGCATTCCGTGCGAACGTGGCATACTACAGTGATATCTTCGCCAACGGGCGTCCCGAGTACGCGATACCGAAGAACGCGCAGCCGGATCCCAGGAAGCTGCAGCAACTCGGGGCCTTTTTCTTCTGGACCTCCTGGGCCGCCGCTGCCAACAGGCCGGGGGAGAATGTCACCTACACGAGCAACTGGCCGCACGAGCCTCTCATCGGCAATGTTCCCACCGGCGACGCAGTGGTATGGACCGGTGTGAGCATCATCCTGCTGCTTGCGGGCATCGGCGCTATGGCGTGGTATCATGCATCGCTCGAGCGGACGCCGGCATTGGGCGAGATCCCCAAAGAAGATCCACTCCTCGATGCGTCACCGACCCCATCACAAATGGCAGTGGTGAAGTACTTCTGGACCGTCACCGCCCTGTTCCTGTTGCAGATCATCGCCGGTGTGGTGGCAGCCCATTATGCCGTCGAGGGCGACGCCTTCTACGGCTTCCCGTTGTCGTCGATACTTCCCTACAGCGTGGTGCGGACGTGGCATACGCAGTTGGGGATCTTCTGGATCGCGACGGCATGGCTGGCCGCAGGCCTCTACATCGGGCCCGCGGTGAGCGGCGTCGAACCCAGAGGCCAACGCCTCGGCGTGAATGTCCTCTTCGGCGCACTCGTCGTCGTCGTCCTCGGGTCCATGACAGGCGAGTGGCTCAGCATACAGAACGTGCTCCCGGATGAACTCTGGTTCCTGTTCGGACACAGCGGATATGAATACATCGATCTGGGCCGGATCTGGCAGATCGCACTGTTGGTCGGACTGTTCCTCTGGCTCTTCCTGCTGGTCCGCTCGATCCTCCCGGCATTGCGGAAGAAAGATGAACAGAAACCGATCCTCACCCTGTTCCTGATCTCTTCCGTTGCGATCGCCTCGTTCTATGCCGCTGCCCTGATGTACGGCAAGCACACCAACCTGGCGATCGCGGAATACTGGCGGTGGTGGGTGGTGCATCTGTGGGTGGAAGGCTTCTTCGAGGTGTTCGCGACGGTGGTCATCGCGTTCCTGTTCGCCCGGCTGCGGCTCGTCAGCGTCGTCGCGGCCGGCAAAGCGACCATCCTCGCCGCAACGATCTTCCTGTCGGGCGGGATCATCGGCACTCTGCACCACCTCTACTTTTCGGGCACCCCGACGATCGTGCTCGCGCTGGGTTCGGTCTTCAGCGCTCTGGAGGTCGTGCCACTGGTGTTCGTGGGGTATGAAGCGTGGGAGAATATACGGCTCTCGCGCACAACGGCATGGGTGGTGCGGTACCGCTGGCCGATCTACTTCTTCGTCTCGGTCGCGTTCTGGAACATGGTGGGTGCCGGACTCTTCGGGTTCATGATCAACCCCCCGATCGCGCTGTACTATATGCAGGGGTTGAACACGACCCCGGTGCATGCACATGCAGCGCTGTTCGGCGTGTACGGGATGCTCGGGATCGGACTCATGTTGTTCTGCCTCCGGGCGCTCCGACCGGCGGCGGTCTGGCCGGATCGCGCACTGTCCTTCACCTTCTGGTCGATCAATATCGGGTTGATGGCGATGGTGGTGATCAGCCTCCTGCCCGTCGGACTCATGCAAACGTGGGCCTCCGTGGAGCATGGCTACTGGTATGCACGGAGTGCGGAATTCCTGCAGACGGACGTGATCGCTGCATTCCGGTGGTCACGCGTGGTGGGCGACACGATCTTCACGGCGGGCGTCCTGGTGCTCTCCGTGGTCATCGTCCAGATCTCCCGGAGACTCCGGCGATAAGCAGACGGGGGTTGACGAGTATCGGGTGGTACGGATGAAACGCAACAGGCCCGCCCCGGAACAACGGGACGGGCCCTCGCGCGCTTTCACCACACCACCACCTATTTCATCAGCATCATGCGGATCATGCTCGTCTGACTGCCGGCGCTCAGCCGGGCAAAGTACACGCCACTGGCGAACCCGCCGGCGTTGAACGACGCCGCATGGCGGCCCGCAGGCATGTCGCCATTCACGAGGGTCGCCACCTCCCGGCCCAACTGGTCGAAGACCACGAGCCGCACCTGCCCCGCTTCCGCGGTCTGGAACGCGATCTGCGTTGCCGGATTGAACGGATTGGGATAGTTCTGTGACAGCGCGAATGCCACGGGCCCGTCGGACTCCACTCCCGTCGTGCTCATCACACGGATCGGTTCGCTGACATGGACCGAACCATCGAGGTCGACCTGGCGCAACCGGTACCAGCCCTCACCTTCCGGCGCGCGATCAACGAACGTGTAGACGTTCGCCTCACCCGTCGTACCGTGCCCGGCAACGAAGCTCCCCGGAAGATCGGTATACGTGACGCCGTCGGTGCCAAGGCGCTGCACGAAGAATCCATAGTTGTTCAGCTCGCTGACGGTCTGCCACTGGAGCGAAACGCTCTCGCCGGTCTGCGCTGCGACGAAGGACGCGAGCTGGATCGGAAGAGGTGCTGCATCCGAGGCCAGGAAGATCTCCCTGTCACTGGCGTCACTCTTGTCATAAAAGATGTGGCGGGCGTAGTCCAGCGCAACCGACGGAGAGCGGCCGGCGTCCACGGTCTGCGGCACACCGAAGCCGGAACCAGTATTCTCATTGTAGGCGATATGGTCCGTGCCGTCATTGTACGCAATGGCAACGGTCCCACCATAGACAGCGATCGCGCCCTGTGAACCCGTAACGAGCGCGCCACCGGTCCAGGAAGTGGTCATCACACCAAAGTACATCATGCTGCCCGAGTAGTACAGAACATACGCATTCCCCGATGCATCGAGGGCGAGGCTGTTCTTGCCCGTGGTCACGCCGGCGTTCCAATCGAATCCTTCGCTGCCACCGGAGCCGGACGCTGCATCAGTGACGAAGGCCAGGTTCTTGCTGCTCCAGGACGCCCTGCCGCCCCAATTCTGCGCCTCAAACACGATGTGGTACTTCCCATTCCCATCGATCTTGATGTTCGGATTATAGAAGTAGTTACCCGAACCGGAGTCGTACCACCCATCGGCGATCACCGTCTCGGCAAAGGAGCCGGTGGTATTCTTCGCATACACGATCTCGCCATATCCGTCCCCGTCCGTATTGCAATAATACACGATATGCGCGTGACCCGACCCATCCACATCGATGTCCACGAATCCGACCGAACTGTAGGCAAGGGCACCCGGCGTGCTCCAGCTTCCTGACGCACGGTGGGCGTACATGGCCGATCCACCCGAGATGTACACGATATGCGGAATACTCGCGCCGGAGACGGCGATCGCAGGGTTCGATCCCGGACCGACCAGCT
The nucleotide sequence above comes from Ignavibacteriota bacterium. Encoded proteins:
- a CDS encoding response regulator transcription factor; amino-acid sequence: MRILIVEDDQASMLVLSTYLTQFGAVSTAPDGEAGVEAFRTALAEGNPFQLVCLDIMMPKLDGQAALKQVRVIEKEFSIPAAKQVKVIMTTALGDRENLLEALPQCDAYLQKPVDRAQLLFYIKRFGLLKA
- a CDS encoding peptide chain release factor 3, with amino-acid sequence MGLKDDILRRRTFAIISHPDAGKTTLTEKFLLHGNAIQLAGSVTARKNQRQSTSDWMELERKRGISISSTVLQFDYDGYRINLLDTPGHQDFSEDTYRVLTAVDAVVMVIDSAKGIEAQTRKLFEVCRRRHIPIFTFMNKLDRPTMDPLELLDELEHVLGIAAFPMVWPLGTGFHFRGVYDRMKKEAHLFEFGSNGAYRVPEQVGSLSDPIVNERMDPNEHAILLEQIAMLDHAGAQFDLDAVRAGRMTPVFFGSARNNFGVQLLLDGFLKYADPPRPRSSNGVEVQLDSETFSGFVFKIQANMDPRHRDRIAFLRICSGRFERDMTVTHARSGKTIRLSNASKLFGRDRETVDEAVAGDIVGFVGQSILGIGDTLTEDPAIVYNEIPRFPPECFSLLSNPNPSKFKRFREGVDQLLREGVVQGFQPRGSATQIPILAAVGPLQFEVFKFRLESEYGAEVDLGATDWKFARWVHPSVDRSTLTPGILPTGAIIADDARGQTVILFPGDWALSVFTQKHTSILLSEAPYDDGPGA
- a CDS encoding Crp/Fnr family transcriptional regulator, translating into MIADDIVTTFGARLRHLDRNEVLFAQGDTASHFYIVRTGKIKMMTHTEEGREFVQGYFTDGQSFGEPPFFLNEPYPASAVAMIAGEVWACPRDGFLTLLRENPGIHLAVTQGLSSRLLYKSMMLTEIAVEEAEHRLTTLIEYLRRAESGTGTKRSFRVPLTRQLLADMTGLRVETVIRSIKAMEQRRLLSIDTDGKIVWRHAQTQQKEAGP
- the ric gene encoding iron-sulfur cluster repair di-iron protein, whose translation is MTSLNTTTLKEIVTQDFRAAAIFEKYALDFCCNGGVTIEQACAARRLDAAPIIAALGNLGRSPLPPDDRFTRLALEDLIEHIVTVHHSYVRDAIPTLLTHTAKVARVHGERHPEVVTIAERFAAVAEELQHHMMKEERILFPYVTALARARREGRHMAPPPFGSAANPIRMMEAEHVAAGDALATIRSLSDTYTTPADACTTYQVTYQELRQFEEDLHTHVHLENNILFPGAIALENGAAAAHRSPIA
- a CDS encoding nitric-oxide reductase large subunit gives rise to the protein MKAYWTGFAAVLILSFAVLGWVGVSIYQKAPPIPDRVITADGTVVIDEGTISAGQNVWQALGGMEVGSVWGHGSYVAPDWSADWLHRECMFILQRWAGSDFGHSYESLAPEQRAQLARRLQELIRTNTYDPATGTLTIDPIRAEAFRANVAYYSDIFANGRPEYAIPKNAQPDPRKLQQLGAFFFWTSWAAAANRPGENVTYTSNWPHEPLIGNVPTGDAVVWTGVSIILLLAGIGAMAWYHASLERTPALGEIPKEDPLLDASPTPSQMAVVKYFWTVTALFLLQIIAGVVAAHYAVEGDAFYGFPLSSILPYSVVRTWHTQLGIFWIATAWLAAGLYIGPAVSGVEPRGQRLGVNVLFGALVVVVLGSMTGEWLSIQNVLPDELWFLFGHSGYEYIDLGRIWQIALLVGLFLWLFLLVRSILPALRKKDEQKPILTLFLISSVAIASFYAAALMYGKHTNLAIAEYWRWWVVHLWVEGFFEVFATVVIAFLFARLRLVSVVAAGKATILAATIFLSGGIIGTLHHLYFSGTPTIVLALGSVFSALEVVPLVFVGYEAWENIRLSRTTAWVVRYRWPIYFFVSVAFWNMVGAGLFGFMINPPIALYYMQGLNTTPVHAHAALFGVYGMLGIGLMLFCLRALRPAAVWPDRALSFTFWSINIGLMAMVVISLLPVGLMQTWASVEHGYWYARSAEFLQTDVIAAFRWSRVVGDTIFTAGVLVLSVVIVQISRRLRR
- a CDS encoding T9SS type A sorting domain-containing protein, giving the protein MNRFMVLTLTAASLCLLIGTSVFTANAQITFTPYQMTSNAIDDGSVDAAVDGDGNTHVAYARDGNIYYKLNIDDEELVGPGSNPAIAVSGASIPHIVYISGGSAMYAHRASGSWSTPGALAYSSVGFVDIDVDGSGHAHIVYYCNTDGDGYGEIVYAKNTTGSFAETVIADGWYDSGSGNYFYNPNIKIDGNGKYHIVFEAQNWGGRASWSSKNLAFVTDAASGSGGSEGFDWNAGVTTGKNSLALDASGNAYVLYYSGSMMYFGVMTTSWTGGALVTGSQGAIAVYGGTVAIAYNDGTDHIAYNENTGSGFGVPQTVDAGRSPSVALDYARHIFYDKSDASDREIFLASDAAPLPIQLASFVAAQTGESVSLQWQTVSELNNYGFFVQRLGTDGVTYTDLPGSFVAGHGTTGEANVYTFVDRAPEGEGWYRLRQVDLDGSVHVSEPIRVMSTTGVESDGPVAFALSQNYPNPFNPATQIAFQTAEAGQVRLVVFDQLGREVATLVNGDMPAGRHAASFNAGGFASGVYFARLSAGSQTSMIRMMLMK